From Diospyros lotus cultivar Yz01 chromosome 4, ASM1463336v1, whole genome shotgun sequence, a single genomic window includes:
- the LOC127799294 gene encoding uncharacterized protein LOC127799294 isoform X2 translates to MATVAEARAVKSLNKSPGRRRFVFKTFYQRIEEIDIGVFRSLDPIKSEPSEGSSFFRDCLVEWRELNTAEDFISFYEEMMPLVQTLPQIILHKEMVLSKLLSRLQMKGRLSLEPILRLIAALSRDLLEDSPLFLQRIVDSLVSLLKSGADREPEIIEQIFMSWSYIMMHLQKYLVRDVVHVLRVTTKLRYYPKDYVQEFMAEAVSFLLRNASIEQLIKGIRKVMVDVAKKPLASRKTGVSALLWYAMRGTSSKLHSRAEQVLRLLMDNSILSIGEKFTQGSDSVVEVVTAVFQRLCEELDPKELTLMWDCLYEEITDTMSNGCPLHISRLLSLLMSTVQIDYVQKISDYQLMLQVIQVLMQKFILPARVLEAVVQSSEIIDKILQLMLCILDGLHLVNNESVLSSISVQWTPVFELRNSSLLNFIKQLLLKDSGIVHVFRQNIIRALSDLIETSKEDVILLLLMFCEKLQDQSFSFLDGRSKEEVLRICSYLQDAVGFWIGVMNQIVHGDSSIQFQEINLALLWGIISCYPYMKDVQANSSILLDLVYALDQLLVNELDNIAGFPTHTWQSLIGAALSSYQKMHFGNFGDEKVSQFLLLASRYRSSPQILSAVADFLDSVDQFTFQEAAHNAVLYPELKVDKAMESLGIFAQNLCNSDKLIRLSTLRILCHYELINSDHVPEDQPAEKKMRTGSSQSCLANNQHSNVLRLLLSIEEIPLSVSTSRKAVLFISRLQMDFSAARITEAYLPSALYGVIGVFHNRISYLWDPALECLAVLINRYFERVWDGFVQYLDQCESNFLASLDRPDGSECTTTSKSNDLVERFNLFVSPIFDNTACATVLTLLIKSLQRVPTVTESRSRQIIPLFLKFMGYDICDVDSVGSFNTQVCKGKEWKNVLKEWLNLLKLMRNPKSFYRGKFLKEVLQYRLLDENDAEIQMKVLECLLNWKDDFLTPYGQHLKNLISSKSLREELTTWSLSKESNFVEEHHRIYLVPLVTRILIPKVRKLKTLASRKHTSVHHRKAVLGFIVQLDVHELPLFFALLIKPLLHNSKDSDGTRKWFWASPEQFKDEFDLSNILNHFTMDNIVALSWKKRYGFLHVIEDILGVFDELHVKPYLDLLVGCVVRMLGSCTLILDKGKSGGLALDGGGEYQITSSTAMKQFKELRSLCLKILSFVLNKYMDHEFGCEFWDLFFTSVKPLVDGFKQEGATSEKPSSLFSCFLAMSRSHKLVSLLQREENLVSDIFFILTVKTASQAILSSVLKFVENLLNLSSELDDEDNPTMTLLFDNLEALICSLHCLFKFNNVARRKLVKCPGERELNIFKLLSKYVKDPSAASKFVDIVLPLLTKGVQNSDASVVALQVIQHVIPLLGSESTTGILNAVSPLLISSSLDVRISICGLLDSLSKTDASVMDVANLFCELNAASALEMGGLDYDRIINAYEKINKDFFYTVREKHALIILSHAVYDMSSEELILRQSGYRLLLSFIEFSAEILHQELKFDDIYWSEACIHQIINKFFLKHMGDAMNKEAPTQKGWIDLLREMVLKLPEMPTLKSFRALCSEDAEQDFFNNIMHLQKHRRARALIRFRNFVSSANLPEVTASKVFVPLFFNILFDVQVGKAENIRSACLEAIASVAGNMEWRSYYAFLMRCLREMTFKPDKQKVLLRLICAVLDQFHFTETVPGREGNEHGTVDFSEIQSCLHKNVLPKIQKFSSSDSDNVNVNVSLVALKLLKLLPGDVMDMHLPSIIHRVSNFLKNRLESIRDEARAALAACLKELGLEYLQFIVQVLRATLKRGYELHVLGYTLNFILLKSLVSPISGKLDYCLEQLLFVVENDILGDVSEEKEVEKIASKMKETRKLKSFETLKLIAQNITFKTHALKLLSPITFRLQKHLTPKVKLKLETMLSNIAAGIECNPSVNQIDLFVFLYSLIEDGIMCDANKSSSGANAKEQYIDEDSSKFNSGRLIDSSSQSSHLITVFALRVLHDRIKKTKLSKKDEQLLSMLDPFVKLLTECLISKYEDVISAALRCLVPLVRLPLPSLESQADKIKISILVIAQGSVNTSSPLMQSCLSLLTVLLRNTRITLSTDQLHMVIQFPIFIDLEKNPSFTALSLLKAIVTRKLVVHEIYDLVTQIAELMVTSQVEPIRKKCSQILLQFLLDYHLSEKRLQQHLDFLLSNLRYEHSAGREAVLEMLHAIVIKFPKTILDEHSQTIFVHLVICLANDFDNKVRSMAGAAIKLLIGNVSLHSLHSILEYGLSWYLGSKQHLWSAAAQVLGLLVEVTRKGFQKHINEVLSMIRNILHSAIDTLTDRHLDLSVEVAIPFWKEAYYSLVLLEKILHQFHDLRLAKDLEDLWETICEFLLHPHMWLRDVSNRLVALYFASVTEANTENPEMSLGMFFLMKPNRLFFIAVSICCQLKSTLIDKVAETLIIQNLIFAICGVHSLLGLNKGVDARCYWLSLENHERDHFLKAFQLLDPGKGRSTLASMTSGDSNRNDQEKNDLSLFVSHLLKRMGKVALQMEAVQMKIIFSVFKSISPKIVNPERYSSQIDNLQGYVYQMLLPLYKVSEGYAGKIIPDDVKQLAQEAVESIRDTLGTNNFVQVYSRIRKVLKVKRDKRRQEEKLMAVINPMRNAKRKLRIAAKNQANKKRKIMTMKITKWMR, encoded by the exons ATGGCGACGGTGGCGGAAGCCCGGGCGGTGAAGTCTCTGAACAAATCTCCGGGTCGCAGGCGCTTTGTG TTCAAGACGTTCTATCAGCGTATCGAGGAAATTGACATTGGCGTCTTCCGGAGTCTTGACCCTATCAAGTCGGAGCCCTCCGAAGGGTCTTCGTTTTTCCGGGACTGCCTTGTAGAATGGAGG GAATTGAACACTGCAGaggattttatttctttctatgaGGAAATGATGCCCTTGGTGCAAACATTGCCACAGATAATACTGCACAAGGAGATGGTACTCTCGAAACTTCTTTCAAGGTTGCAAATGAAAGGGAGGCTGTCACTTGAACCTATTCTCAG GTTGATTGCTGCATTGTCTAGAGATCTTTTGGAGGACTCTCCCCT CTTTCTGCAGAGGATAGTCGATTCTCTAGTCTCTCTTCTCAAAAGTGGAGCTGATAGAGAACCTGAGATAATTGAGCAG ATTTTCATGTCATGGTCTTATATCATGATGCATTTGCAGAAATATCTTGTAAGAGATGTTGTCCATGTTCTGAG GGTTACAACCAAATTAAGATATTATCCAAAGGATTATGTCCAAGAATTTATGGCAGAGGCAGTGTCATTCTTGTTGAGAAATGCATCTATTGAGCAGCTTATAAAGG GTATTAGAAAAGTCATGGTGGATGTTGCAAAGAAACCGCTGGCTTCCCGAAAAACTGGAGTCAGTGCTTTACTGTGGTATGCTATGAGGGGAACTTCATCAAAATTGCATTCAAGAGCAGAGCAAGTTTTACGGTTATTGATGGACAACTCAATATTGAGTATTGGTGAAAAATTTACCCAAG GCTCTGACTCTGTGGTTGAAGTTGTAACTGCAGTCTTTCAGAGGTTATGTGAGGAGCTTGATCCTAAGGAATTGACCTTGATGTGGGATTGTTTATATGAGGAAATAACTGATACTATGTCTAATGGATGCCCATTGCACATCAGTCGGCTGCTCTCCCTGCTAATGTCTACCGTTCAAATTGACTATGTCCAAAAAATTTCTG ATTACCAATTGATGCTTCAAGTAATTCAGGTGCTTATGCAGAAGTTTATCTTGCCTGCGAGAGTGCTGGAGGCAGTGGTCCAGTCTTCTGAGATCATCGATAAGATTCTGCAATTGATGCTTTGTATTCTTGATGGGCTTCATCTAGTTAACAATGAGTCAGTTCTTTCTAGCATTTCGGTGCAATGGACTCCTGTATTTGAGTTAAGAAATTCAAG TTTGCTGAATTTTATCAAGCAATTACTGCTTAAGGACAGTGGCATAGTCCATGTCTTCAGACAGAATATTATACG TGCATTGAGTGATTTGATAGAAACTTCGAAAGAAGACGTTATACTTTTGCTGCTTATGTTCTGTGAAAAACTGCAAGATCAAAGCTTCAGCTTCTTAGATGGAAGATCCAAAGAAGAGGTTTTGAGAATCTGCAGTTACCTGCAAGATGCTGTTGGCTTCTGGATTGGGGTTATGAATCAAATTGTGCATGGCGATTCATCCATTCAATTTCAGGAGATTAACTTGGCTTTGCTGTGGGGCATAATAAGCTGCTATCCCTATATGAAAGACGTCCAAGCAAACTCATCCATATTGCTCGATCTTGTGTATGCACTTGATCAGCTTCTGGTGAATGAATTAG ACAATATTGCAGGGTTTCCTACACACACCTGGCAAAGCCTAATTGGGGCTGCTTTGAGTTCCTATCAAAAAatgcattttggtaattttggagatGAAAAAGTAAGCCAATTTTTGCTACTTGCTTCAAGATACAGGTCATCACCACAGATACTATCTGCTGTAGCTGATTTTTTGGATTCTGTGGACCA GTTTACATTTCAAGAAGCAGCCCATAATGCTGTATTGTATCCAGAACTTAAAGTTGATAAGGCTATGGAATCATTGGGCATATTTGCTCAAAATTTGTGCAACTCAGACAAACTGATCCGACTTTCCACCTTAAGAATATTGTGCCATTACGAACTTATAAATAGTGATCATGTTCCTGAAGATCAGCCTGCtgagaaaaaaatgagaactGGCAGTTCTCAATCTTGCTTGGCCAATAATCAGCATAGTAAT GTTCTTCGGCTCCTCCTCTCAATTGAGGAAATACCTCTTTCAGTTTCCACGAGCAGGAAAGCAGTCCTGTTTATTTCCAGATTACAGATGGATTTCTCTGCTGCAAGAATAACTGAAGCATATTTGCCCTCCGCTCTGTATGGAGTAATTGGTGTCTTCCACAACCGAATTAGCTATCTGTGGGACCCAGCATTGGAATGCCTTGCTGTTCTGATTAACAGGTATTTTGAGAGGGTATGGGATGGATTTGTTCAGTATTTGGACCAATGTGAATCTAATTTTTTAGCATCTCTTGATCGACCTGATGGGAGCGAATGCACAACTACTAGCAAGTCCAATG ATTTGGTTGAACGTTTCAATTTGTTTGTTTCTCCTATATTTGATAACACCGCCTGTGCAACTGTTTTGACGTTGTTAATTAAGTCATTGCAAAGAGTTCCAACTGTAACAGAATCACGGTCTCGGCAAATTATACctttgttcttgaaatttatGGGTTACGACATCTGCGATGTTGACAG TGTGGGATCATTTAACACACAAGTTTGTAAAGGCAAAGAATGGAAGAATGTCCTCAAGGAGTGGTTAAATCTGTTGAAATTGATGCGAAATCCCAAGTCATTCTACAGGGGTAAATTCCTTAAGGAGGTTTTGCAATATAG GCTTCTTGATGAAAATGATGCTGAGATACAGATGAAAGTTCTTGAATGCTTGTTGAACTGGAAAGATGATTTTTTAACCCCATATGGCCAGCATCTGAAAAATCTGATCAGTTCAAAGAGTCTGAGAGAGGAACTAACGACATGGAGCCTGTCCAAAGAATCTAATTTTGTTGAAGAACATCATAGAATCTATCTTGTACCTTTGGTTACACGCATTCTGATCCCCAAAGTCCGAAAATTGAAAACGTTGGCCTCTCGAAAG CATACAAGTGTACATCATCGCAAGGCAGTCCTCGGATTCATTGTTCAACTTGATGTTCACGAGCTTCCTCTTTTCTTTGCACTGTTAATAAAGCCATTGCTACACAATTCAAAAGATTCTGATGGGACCAGGAAATGGTTCTGGGCATCACCTGAACAGTTTAAGGATGAATTTGATTTGTCCAATATTTTGAACCATTTCACCATGGACAACATAGTGGCCCTTTCTTGGAAGAAGCGATATGGTTTTTTGCATGTAATTGAAGATATTCTTGGAGTTTTTGATGAATTGCATGTTAAACCCTACCTTGATCTGTTAGTTGGATGTGTTGTCCGCATGTTGGGGAGCTGTACTTTAATTCTTGACAAGGGAAAGAGTGGAGGATTAGCTTTAGATGGTGGAGGAGAGTATCAGATCACG AGCAGTACAGCCATGAAGCAGTTCAAGGAACTCAGATCTTTATGCTTGAAGATCCTTTCTTTCGTTCTGAATAAATATATGGACCATGAGTTTGGGTgtgaattttgggatttgttCTTTACATCAGTGAAACCTTTAGTAGATGGTTTCAAGCAAGAAGGTGCAACTAGTGAGAAGCCCAGCTCGTTGTTTTCTTGCTTTCTTGCTATGAGCAGAAGCCACAAGCTTGTATCATTATTGCAAAGAGAAGAGAATCTTGtcagtgatattttttttattcttactGTTAAAACAGCTTCCCAAGCCATTTTATCTTCTGTTCTGAAGTTTGTTGAGAACCTATTGAATCTCAGTAGTGAACTTGATGATGAAGACAATCCAACGATGACATTATTATTTGATAACCTTGAGGCACTGATCTGCAGTTTGCACTGTCTTTTCAAGTTCAATAATGTAGCAAGGAG GAAATTGGTGAAATGTCCTGGGGAGAGAGAGCTAAATATTTTCAAGttgttatcaaaatatgttAAAGATCCTTCAGCAGCAAGTAAATTTGTTGATATTGTCCTACCTTTGCTAACAAAGGGAGTTCAAAATTCTG ATGCATCTGTAGTAGCTTTGCAGGTCATTCAACACGTGATACCCTTATTAGGGAGTGAAAGCACAACAGGAATTCTGAATGCAGTTTCTCCACTTCTCATTTCTTCTAGTCTGGATGTACGGATATCTATTTGTGGACTCCTTGATTCTCTTTCCAAAACTGATGCTTCTGTAATGGATGTG GCAAACCTTTTTTGTGAACTGAATGCTGCCTCTGCCTTGGAGATGGGTGGTCTTGACTATGACCGTATTATTAATGCTtatgaaaagataaacaaaGACTTCTTTTATACTGTTAGAGAGAAGCACGCATTGATCATTTTGTCGCATGCTGTGTATGACATGTCATCTGAAGAATTGATTTTGAGGCAAAGTGGATATAGATTATTGCTTTCATTTATTGAGTTCTCTGCTGAAATTCTTCAccaagaattaaaatttgatgACATCTATTGGTCTGAAGCTTGCATTCACCAGATAATTAACAAGTTTTTTCTCAAACATATGGGGGATGCAATGAACAAAGAGGCTCCTACACAAAag GGATGGATTGATTTACTTCGAGAAATGGTGTTGAAGCTTCCAGAGATGCCAACCCTTAAATCGTTTAGGGCACTGTGCAGTGAAGATGCAGAACAAGATTTCTTCAACAATATTATGCATTTACAG AAACACAGGAGAGCAAGGGCTTTGATACGCTTTAGGAACTTCGTCAGTTCAGCCAATTTGCCAGAG GTCACTGCAAGTAAAGTGTTTGTTCCTctctttttcaatattttatttgatgtaCAAGTTGGAAAGGCAGAAAATATTAGAAGTGCATGTTTGGAGGCTATTGCGTCTGTTGCTGGTAACATGGAATGGAGGTCATATTATGCATTTTTAATGAGATGCTTGCGAGAGATGACCTTCAAACCAGACAAACAGAAGGTCTTATTGCGGCTAATCTGTGCTGTTCTGGATCAGTTTCATTTTACAGAAACTGTTCCAGGTCGAGAAGGCAATGAACATGGTACTGTTGACTTTTCTGAGATACAATCATGTCTCCATAAAAATGTGCTGCCTAAGATCCAGAAATTCTCATCATCTGATTCTGATAATGTCAATGTCAACGTCAGTCTTGTGGCACTTAAGCTATTAAAGTTGCTTCCTGGTGATGTCATGGACATGCATCTTCCAAGTATAATCCATCGTGTTTCGAACTTCCTTAAAAATCGCTTAGAAAGCATTCGTGATGAGGCTAGAGCTGCTTTGGCTGCCTGTTTGAAGGAGCTAGGTTTGGAGTACTTGCAGTTCATTGTCCAAGTATTGAGAGCAACCTTGAAAAGAGGATATGAGTTGCATGTTCTGGGATATACTCttaatttcattttgttaaaatctCTAGTGAGTCCCATTAGTGGGAAGTTGGACTATTGTCTCGAACAGCTTCTTTTTGTGGTGGAGAACGATATTCTTGGAGATGTTTCAGAAGAGAAAGAGGTGGAAAAGATTGCTTCAAAAATGAAGGAGACTAGGAAGCTCAAGTCTTTTGAAACACTGAAATTAATTGCCCAGAACATCACATTCAAAACGCATGCCTTGAAGCTACTTTCGCCTATTACATTTCGTTTGCAGAAGCATCTTACCCCAAAAGTGAAACTGAAATTGGAAACTATGTTAAGCAACATAGCTGCTGGCATTGAGTGTAATCCATCTGTAAATCAGATTGATCTCTTTGTCTTTTTATATAGCCTCATCGAAGATGGCATTATGTGTGATGCAAATAAAAGTTCCTCTGGTGCAAATGCAAAAGAGCAGTATATAGATGAGGATAGCAGCAAATTTAATTCAGGAAGGTTAATTGACTCCAGTTCACAATCATCTCATCTTATTACAGTTTTTGCTCTCCGAGTGCTGCATGATCGCATTAAGAAGACAAAGCTTAGTAAGAAGGATGAACAACTTTTATCAATGTTGGATCCCTTTGTCAAATTGCTTACTGAGTGTTTGATTTCCAAGTATGAAGATGTCATATCTGCAGCCCTCAGATGCCTTGTTCCATTGGTGAGACTGCCTTTACCATCCCTTGAATCACAAGCCGACAAGATAAAGATTTCTATATTGGTTATAGCTCAAGGATCAGTAAATACCAGCAGCCCTCTGATGCAATCATGTCTGAGCTTGTTAACAGTGCTTCTGCGGAACACTAGGATTACACTTTCCACAGATCAATTGCATATGGTGATCCAATTTCCAATATTTATTGATCTTGAAAAGAATCCCTCATTTACTGCTCTTTCACTTTTGAAGGCAATAGTGACTCGCAAGCTTGTAGTCCATGAGATATACGATCTTGTAACTCAGATTGCAGAACTGATGGTTACAAGTCAAGTGGAACCAATTCGCAAgaagtgcagtcaaattttatTGCAATTCTTACTTGACTATCATCTTTCAGAGAAGCGTTTGCAGCAACATCTTGATTTTCTGCTTTCAAATCTTAG GTATGAACATTCAGCAGGAAGAGAAGCTGTGCTTGAAATGCTCCATGCAATTGTAATCAAGTTTCCAAAAACAATTCTTGATGAGCATTCCCAGACGATATTTGTCCATTTGGTCATTTGTTTGGCCAATGATTTTGACAACAAAGTCCGATCAATGGCTGGTGCTGCTATAAAGCTTCTGATTGGGAATGTGAGCCTGCATTCACTTCATTCCATCCTGGAATATGGTCTTTCTTGGTATTTAGGTAGTAAGCAGCATTTGTGGAGTGCTGCAGCACAG GTCTTGGGGTTACTGGTAGAAGTGACAAGAAAAGGATTTCAGAAACATATCAATGAAGTGCTATCAATGATAAGAAACATTCTCCACTCTGCCATTGATACTCTCACTGACAGACATCTAGATCTTTCTGTTGAAGTTGCAATTCCTTTTTGGAAAGAAGCATATTACTCGCTGGTTCTGTTGGAAAAGATACTGCATCAGTTCCATGATTTGCGCCTAGCAAAGGATCTTGAG GATCTATGGGAAACAATTTGTGAGTTTCTGTTGCACCCACATATGTGGCTTCGTGATGTATCAAACCGACTGGTGGCCCTGTACTTTGCCTCAGTAACCGAGGCCAATACAGAAAATCCTGAGATGTCATTAGGAATGTTTTTCCTAATGAAACCAAATAGACTTTTTTTTATAGCTGTTTCTATCTGCTGCCAACTGAAGTCAACACTCATTGACAAAGTTGCTGAGACCCTTATTATCCAAAACCTCATCTTTGCAATTTGTGGTGTGCATTCACTATTGGGACTTAACAAAGGAGTGGATGCTCGCTGCTACTGGTTGTCACTTGAAAACCATGAGCGAGATCATTTCCTTAAAGCATTCCAGCTCCTTGATCCTGGAAAAGGAAGAAGTACGTTAGCATCCATGACATCGGGTGACAGTAATCGTaatgatcaagaaaaaaatgatctATCTTTGTTCGTCTCTCACTTGCTTAAGAGAATGGGAAAAGTTGCCCTTCAGATGGAAGCAGTTCAG ATGAAAATAATCTTTAGTGTTTTCAAGTCAATCTCACCCAAAATTGTCAAC